From one Humulus lupulus chromosome 8, drHumLupu1.1, whole genome shotgun sequence genomic stretch:
- the LOC133796796 gene encoding protein DETOXIFICATION 18-like: protein MAGSSLSDGNVVALPIESGSGSNHGGEEREISREKWWKKVLEVEEAKQQILFSLPMILTNGFYYMIPLISVMFASHLGHLQLAGATLANSWATVTGYAFMIGLSGALETLCGQGFGANLYRIMGIHLQASCITSFLFSIIISFVWFYTEPILVFLRQDLEIAQTAALFMKFLIPGIFAYGFIQNILRFLQTQSVVRPAVLLSAIPLVLHIGITYCLVHLTPLGFKGAPLATSITLWLSFFMLAAYVMLAKQFHLTWQGFSTESFSYVFTNLKFSLPSAAMVCLEYWAFEILVFLAGLMPDSKVTTSLMAICVNTESIAYNVTYGLSASASTRVSNELGAGRPEHAKSAMVVALKLSVLLATIVVMALGFGHNFWAGLFTDSSVIIKSFASMTPLLAISIMVDSLQGVLSGVARGCGWQRMVVYVNLATFYLVGVTVGGLLAFKMKLYVKGLWIGLICGLACQAATLMLITMCTKWHKLQLSVNRE, encoded by the exons ATGGCAGGAAGCTCATTATCAGATGGGAATGTAGTAGCACTACCAATAGAAAGTGGTTCTGGGAGTAATCATGGTGGAGAAGAAAGAGAAATAAGTAGAGAAAAATGGTGGAAGAAAGTGTTAGAGGTGGAGGAGGCCAAACAACAGATTTTGTTTTCACTGCCAATGATTCTCACGAACGGTTTCTACTATATGATACCTCTCATTTCGGTCATGTTCGCCAGCCACCTTGGCCATCTCCAGCTCGCCGGTGCTACTCTCGCCAACTCATGGGCCACTGTCACCGGCTATGCTTTCAtg attGGGTTAAGTGGAGCTCTCGAGACCCTTTGTGGACAAGGATTTGGTGCAAACTTATACAGAATAATGGGGATTCATCTACAAGCCTCCTGTATCACATCTTTCCTCTTCTCCATAATCATATCGTTTGTATGGTTCTACACAGAACCAATACTAGTTTTTCTTCGTCAAGATCTTGAGATTGCTCAAACCGCAGCTCTTTTTATGAAGTTTCTGATTCCAGGCATATTTGCTTATGGTTTTATCCAAAACATCTTGAGGTTTCTTCAGACACAATCAGTTGTTAGGCCTGCGGTTTTGTTGTCAGCAATTCCACTGGTCTTGCACATTGGTATCACATATTGTTTAGTGCATTTAACACCTCTTGGTTTCAAAGGAGCTCCACTAGCAACCTCAATCACACTCTGGCTATCTTTTTTTATGTTGGCTGCATATGTCATGCTGGCCAAGCAGTTTCATCTTACATGGCAAGGATTTTCAACTGAATCTTTCTCCTACGTCTTCACAAACTTGAAGTTTTCTCTGCCCTCTGCAGCTATGGTGTG CTTGGAGTACTGGGCTTTTGAGATACTGGTGTTTCTAGCAGGACTGATGCCAGACTCGAAAGTAACCACTTCTTTAATGGCAATATG TGTGAACACAGAAAGCATTGCATACAATGTTACATATGGTCTCAGTGCTTCTGCCAG CACAAGGGTATCAAATGAATTAGGAGCGGGCCGTCCTGAGCATGCTAAGAGTGCAATGGTGGTTGCCCTCAAGCTCTCTGTACTTCTTGCTACAATAGTTGTTATGGCTCTAGGATTTGGACACAACTTCTGGGCTGGCCTATTCACTGATAGTTCTGTAATAATAAAGTCCTTTGCTTCCATGACACCTCTGCTTGCAATATCCATAATGGTTGATTCTTTGCAGGGTGTTTTATCAG GCGTGGCTAGAGGATGTGGGTGGCAGCGCATGGTTGTTTACGTGAATTTGGCAACATTTTATTTGGTTGGCGTGACTGTTGGGGGCCTCCTTGCATTTAAAATGAAGCTATATGTTAAG GGATTATGGATTGGTTTGATCTGTGGTCTGGCATGCCAAGCAGCCACACTTATGTTGATAACAATGTGCACAAAATGGCACAAATTGCAGCTGTCTGTAAACAGAGAGTGA